TCACCATGGGCGACGTGCTGGCGCGCCGGATGCCGGGGCGGGCGGTGCGCATCACCGCGTGCACCGCGACCATCGCCGCGCTGCTGCCGATGATGCTCGTCCAGCTCGCGGGAACCGGTGATCTGCTGGCGTTCATCCTCGGCTTCACCAGCGACTCGCTGAAGACCGGCTGCATCATCGGCCTCGGCGTCCTGATGATCAGCTACGCGGCGATCGGCGGCATGAAGGGCACCGCCCTCATCCAGATCCTGAAGATCGTGATGCTGCTGGGCTCCGGGCTGGCCGTCGCCGCACTGATCCTGCACCGCTTCGGCTGGGACCCGGGTGCGCTGTTCGCGGCCGCCGCGAAGAACAGCGGGGCGGGTCCCTCGTTCCTGCACTCGGGCCTGGAGTTCGCGGGCGGCCCCGCACCCCGGCTCGACATGATCAGTTCGGAGCTGACGGTGGTGCTCGGCGGCGCCTGTCTGCCCCACGTCACCATGCGGATGTACACGGCGAACAGCGCCCGGCAAGTGCGCCGCTCGCTGTCCTGGGCGGTGCCGTCGGTGGCCCTGTTCGTGCCGGTGATCACCGTGGTCGGGTTCGGCGCGACGGCCCTGATCGGGCGCGCCACCGTCGCGGCGGCCGACCCACAGGGCAACACGGCCTATCTGCTGGGCTCGCGGGCGGCGTTCGGGGCGGAGGTGTCGACCGCGGAGGCGCTGCTGTTCACCACGGTGACGACGGCAATCTTCCTGACCCTGCTGGCCTCCGTCGCCGGCATGATCCTCGCCTGTGCCAACTCCCTCGCCCACGACGTGTTCGCCGCCCATCTGCGGGACGTGCCGCCGCGCCGCGAGATGACCCTGGCACGCCTGTCGGCGCTGGCGGTGGGCGTCCCGGCGATCCTGCTCGCCACCCTCGTGCAGCACCACAGCCTGCAGCCCCTGGTGACGCTCTCCTTCTGCATCGGCGCGTCCGCGATCGCGCCGGCCCTGGTGTACGGCCTCTTCTGGCGCCGCTACACCCGAGCCGGCCTGCTGTGCACGCTGATCGGCGGCACGGTGACGGTCCTCGTCCTGATGACCGGCACGAACCTGGTCTCCGGCTCCCCCGCCGCGGCCTTCCCGAACGCCGACTTCAACTGGTTCCCGTTCACCACCACCGGTCTCGTCTCCATCCCGCTGGGCTTCGCCTACGGCTGGCTGGGCACCCTCGCCTCCGGCCGCCGGAAGGCCGCGGAGCAGCGCCGCCAGTACGAGGCGGTGGAGGGGTGGATCCTGGCGGGAGCGGTACGGAGGAACGGCTGAGGGGCGGATGGCCCAGGCCTCGGACCGGGTTCGCCCCCGCTTAGCCGCGGGGGCGGGGCGGGCGCGGCAGGCTCGGGGCGCGGCAGGCGTCGGCGGTTACTCCGCCGGGGCCCGGCCCGTCAGGGTGGCGAGGCTGTGGCGTACGTGGTCCATCTGGGCCTGCACGCGGTCCCATGTCTCACCGTGCTCCCGCAGCACCCGTTCCGTCTCGCGGGCGACGCGGTCCTCCCGCACCCGCGCCTCGGCGATCAACTCGGCGGCGCGCGCCTGGGAGTCCCGCTCGACCTGCCGGGCCGACTCCTCGGCCTCGGCCAGCGCCCGCTTCGCCTCCGACAGGGCGGCCTCCGCGAGCGCCACCCGCTCCGCCTCCCACGCGTCCACTCCCGCCGCCCGTTCGGCCGTCGCACGCTCCTCGCGCGCCCAGCGATCGGCATGCTCCCTGCCCTGCTCGGCGAGCAGGGCCTCGGTACGCTGCCGCACCTCGCGCAGCGCGGCCAGCGCCTCCCCGCGCCCCTCCTTGACCTCGCGCCGCGCCTCGATCCGTACGTCGTCGGCCTCGGCCCGGGCCGCCAGCAGCCAGGTACGGACGCGCTCTTCGGCCTCGCCGCGCACCTCGTCCGCGTACGCCTGCGCGGCCTCCCGCACACACCGCCCGGCCTCCTCCGCCCCGGCGAGGACGCGCTCGGCCTCCTGTCGCGCCTCCTCCCGCGCGGCCACAGCCTCCTCCTGCGCGAGGCGGAACACCTGTCGCGCCCGTTCGCCGAGTGCCTCGTACGTCTGCGGAGGCAGCTGCGCCAGCGTCTCGCGCAGCCGCACCAGATCGGCCTCCATCTCCCTGGCCAGCACGGTCAGCCGGGCGGCCCGCTCCCAGGCGGCGTCGCGGTCCTGCGATAGCTCCGCGATGCAGGTGTCGACCTGGGCGGGACGGTAACCGCGCCGCACGGACACGAAGCCGTGCGGCGACTCCGATGCGCTGCTCATCGTGGGACCCCTCTCGCCTGACCCAGACTAACGGATGATTTCGCGCACATCTTGATGGATCAGACGGAAGTGTTCATAACACGACACTCCGCGCATAACAACGGATGAATCCCGACGCAAAGCCGCATACGCCATGACACATACAAAAGGGACGAATCGGGTCATACGACAGTCGTACGACCAGATCCGGCCCTTGATGAGACGTCAGACATGCCAGAAACGCCAGGAATGCCAGAAACGCCAGACACGCATCCTCGGCGGCACTTCAGGACGGCGTCAAAGCAACCCGTCCCACATCTGCTCCAGCAGCACCGACCACCAGCTGTCCGGCGAACCGAGCGCCGCCGGATCGAGCGAGGCGAGCTGCGCCTGGAAGTCGACGGTCCAGCGGCCCGCCTGCTCCTGGTTGAGCCCGTAGCGCAGCCTCCACATCCGACCCAGCAGCGCCAGGCACCGCACGAACTCGGGCAGCCCCGTGTTCACGAACTGCGGCGGTACGGAAGCACCGCCCCGCCCCGCCTCCACAGGCACCGCGACGATGTTCGCCGTGCCGTACTGCACGCAGATCGCCTTGCCGAAGTCACTGCCCATGACCAGGTACGAGCCCGCGTCCGCGGACGGCTGCACCCCGCGCTCCTGCGCCAGTTCGGCCAGCGTCGGCACCGGACGGCCCGGCTGCGCCTGCGCCCAGAAGAACGGACCCATGTCCAGGGGCAGTCCGGCCACCACCAAGGTGTGCGCCACGATCGGCGGCACACCCTGCCGGTCCACCGCGGCCTGCTCGAACCGGAAGATCCCCGGCCCGAAGGCACCGGCCAGTTCCTGCGCGACGGCATCCGGCGGAATCGGCGGCGCCGGCTGCACCGGCGGCAGCGGCGCACGCACCGGAGCCGGACGCGCCGGACCGTCCGCCACCTGGTGCAACTCGCCCTGGTGCGCCAGCAGTTGCCGCATACCATCCTGACGCGAGGCATGGTCGGTGCCGTACGGGGCGATGCTCGTGATCCGCGCCTGCGGCCAGTTCTCCCGGATCATCCGCGCGCAGTAGGCGCCCGGCAGCTCGCACGACTCCAACTCCGTGTGCAGCTCCAGCACCTGGTCCGGCGGCACGTTCATGGCCCGCAGCTCGTGGAAGATCTGCCACTCCGGGTGCGGGGTGCCCGGCGCCGAACGCCGGATCAGCTGCTGCTCGGAACCGTCCTGCGCGCGGTAGCGCAGCACGGCCTGGTAACCGGGGCCGACCGTCGGCTGACCGGACGGCGGATAACCGTACGACGGCTGCCCGCCAGGCACCGGCTGCCCGGGCATCGGCTGCGGCTGCATCGGCTGCCCCGGCTGCGCAGCGCCGGGCGCCATGCCCGGGGCGCCCGGGGGCGGCGGGGGCGGGCCGGGAACACCGGGTGCGCCAGGAACACCGGGTGCGCCAGGAACACCCGGCGGCTGCGGCACGCCAGGCCCGCCGACGGGCGGACCCGCGAGCATCGTGGCCGCGTGATGCACACCACCCGGCGTGTTCGGCACACCGGGAGCCCCCGGAGCCTGAGGAGCATGGGGCGGATTCGGCGCACCCGGCGGCTGAGGCCCACCCGGAACCTGCGACGCACCAGGCGGCTGAGGCGCCCCCTGAACCTGCGACGCACCCGGAACGCGCGGCGCACCCGGAACCTGAGGAGCCCCCGAAACCTGAGGAGCGCCCGGACCCGCCGCGCCCTCGGGCCCGTCCGGACCGATCTGCGGGACGAGCTGCGTAGGCACGTAGCCGCCCGCCGCGGGACCCTGAGCACCCGGTGCGGGCGGCGGGGGCACGGCACCCGGCAGCCCACCCGGAGTACCGGGAACACCCGGCGGATGGGGCACCCCACCACCGCGCGCCCCCCGCGGAGGCGCCGCCTTGCTGGTCGCGGCGTCGGCGATGTCCTCGGCGTTCGGCGCGAGCCGCCGCCCGGACACGGCCGAACCGGCCGGAGGCTGCGGCGGGTTGGGAGCACCGGGGACCCTAGGCACACCCGACGAAGGCACACCGGAACCACCCGCGGGACCCTGCGGATAACCGTACGAAGGAGCGCCAGGAGGCGGAGTCCCCGGCACCCCCGAAACCGGCGCCACACCCGGAACCCTCGGCGCACCCGGCGGCGCGGACGCGGGCGGCCGCGTACCGTCCTCGTCGGCATCGCTCAGCGGCGGCGCGAACACCGTCACCGGCAGCGGCACCGAACCCTCCTCGCCCGGATCCGCGTTAGTGTCGGTACCCGCCCACGGCGTCGCCCCGTCGGGCACACCCGGCACCGCGTCCCGCACCTCGTCGCCGCCCCCGGCGGCAGGCCACGACGTACCCGAGACCGAACCCTCACCCCCCGGAAGGCCCACAGCGGCCGGCGCGGCAGGCGCGGCAGGCCCGGCAGACGGCTCCCCGTCCCGCCGCCGATCCTCAATGCCGATCTTGTCCGCCGCCTCCTGGAGCCACTCAGGCGGCGTCAACAGGAACGACGTCTGGTTCAGATCCACCCGGGCCGAAGGCGCCGAAGGCGCCTGCGGCACCGCGTCCTTCACCCCGTACTCCTCCTCATACCGGCGGATGACCTCACCCACCGGCAACCCGGGCCACAGCGTCGCCTCACCACTGTCACGGGCGATCACGAGCCGCTGCGCGCCGCCGTCCGAGCGCGGCCCCTCGGCCCGGTCCTCCCCCCACACCACGAACCCGAGCTCGAACTCCCGCACCCGCACCTCACGGTGCTGGTACGCCGGCACATCCCCGTTGATCCACTCTTCCGCGCGCTCCTGCGCCTGCGCGAACGTCACCATCGCCGAACTCACTCCCCCGCCGCAGACGCCGGCGACACGGGCACCGCACGCGCGAACCCGCCGTCCACCATCAGATTCGCCACCGTCTCCAACTCCGGCGGATCCCCCGCGAGTCGCGACAGGAACCGGTCGAAGTCCTCACCGCACGGCAGCAACAGCCGCCCCACACGCTCCGCGGGCGGCCACGACGCATCGACATCCCGCGCGTCGTCGTACGCACAGAACCAGACCGACCCGATCCCGTCGCCCTTCACCTTCACGGCCAGCAGACCACCCTGCACGAAACCGACGCCCAGATAGTCCTTCGTCAGATGGTCACGCAGACACTTGTTCACATACACAAGGTCATTGACCGCCGCCTCGTCCCGCACCGTGAAGAACGGCTGGTCAATCAGCAACCCCAACGCCGCGTCGAGCGCCGCACCCACCGGCGCGCAACCACCCGCCGCCTTCAAGAACGACCGGTACGCACCCGGCAGCCGATACCCCAGGTCCTCCTCGACCTGCTGCACCTGCTGCTCCGTCACCGCCACCGACGCCTTCGGCAGACCGAAGTGCACCGGACGCGTCTCCTGCAACGGCCGCGTCCCCCGCTTGTTCTGATCGACACGCGCCGTCGCCAGCCCACCGTGATGCCTGAGCAGCGCCTTCACCTCGACCGGAATCAACTCCAGCCGACGCGTCCCCCGAACGTGGTGCCACGTCCAGCCGTGCGGCGTCGCCACCGCCGAAATCGTGTCCCACAGATCGTGCCCGGACGCCGCCAGCGCCGCGTTCGCCGACACATAGTCCGTCAGCCGCAACTCGTCCACGCCGAAACCCTCCGGCGGGTCCGCGATCTCCGCGGCCGCACGGGCGTACGGCGAGAAGTCGGGGTAGCCGTGCTCGTCAACCCGTACCCCTCTCGGGTGACGGGCCGCCCGCACCGGATCCGGAAAGTGCACGACCTGCCCGGCGTAGGCCGCGTTCGGCGGCGCGGCTTGCTGCCCGAGCCGACCTGTCGTCATGACGGTTGCCCCCTGCGGCGTTCTGTCTGGCCTGTACGGCGCTGTCGATCGCGAATGTCGACAGCCTATGCGGTACGACGACACCGGTCACCGGGCCACCAGTTGCCCACGGCCACCGGTCCGGGCCGACGTGACCAGCCGTCACCCCGCCGTGACCGTACGCCGAAGAACGGGCGTGTCGGACCGCCCCAGCTACCGCAGCGGCCTCGGCATTTGGCAATCTAATGTCCCACCGGGGGGATGCAAGGGAGGGGAAAGACGATCATGAACGCGACACAAACAGGCACGTCCGGGGACCCACGCATCGGCTGGAGCAGCGCCGACGCGACCACCGCCCCCACCCTCCGCCACCGCCGCGACGGCATACTCCCCACCGTCGCCGCCGCCCTCTCCGTCCGCGGCGCCACCCTCACCGGCACCGCCGCCCGCGGCGACCAGCCACCCGTCCTGCACCCACTCGTCCAGGACTTCCTCGACACCCTCACCAGCGGCCAACGCGACCGCTTCACGGGACGCTGCGCCGAGGCCATCCTCATCTCCCGCCACATCACCGCCGCCGACGCCGCCCGCAGCAAACGCGCCGCCCGCAAACCCATGACCAACGGCGAAGCCCGCAAAACCCTCAAACAGGCCAAACTCACCGCCCGCCGCATCCGCGAGGACGGCGACCCCCTCCACGGCAGCTTCGCCGCCCCCTGCCGCGCCTGCACCGCACTCAGCGACCACTTCGGCGTACACATCGTCGACTCCACGGCGCACAACTGACTCCCCCCACCCCCGCACACCGCACGACGGCGCACACGCCGGTCCATGGCACTCGACGAACGAAGGGCAGATGCACGCCGACCGCTCCTCCTCCACACGCTTCTCCGTACCCGTCGACGCCGCACTGCGCGCCGCGGGCTGGCAACCGGGCCGCTGGAACATAAAGCAGGCGGAAGTCTGGGCCGACACCCTGCGCTCCCACGCATCCCCGGCAGGCCACCGGCACGCGGTCTTCCCCGCGGCCGTCGAGGCATGGGCGGAATTCGGCGGCCTGCACATCACCGCCCAAGGCCCCGGCCGCCAACTCGCCCCCGCGACCCTCGACCTCAACCCCCTCCACGGCCTCCACATGGCCCGCACCCTCGGCGACCTCGGCCGCGCCCTCGACACCGAGGTCTGCCCCCTCGGCGAGGAATCCGACAACCGCTCCCTGCTCGCCATCGACACCGAGGGCCGCGTCTACGCCCTCGACCACACCGGCGACTGGTACCTCGGCCCGGACATCGACCACGGCCTCACCACACTGCTGACGGGAACCCACCCCGTACGACTGACGGCGGGCTGAAAGGCAGACCCGTTCAAACGGCCCCGGCCGGAATCACAGGCCCCGTCAAACGGCCCCGGCCGGAATCACAGGCCCCGTCGGACAGCCCCGGCCGGAACCACGGGACCGTTCAGACAGCCGAAGCCGCCCCGGCCGGAACCACGGGCCCGTTCAGACAGCCGCCCCGGCCGGAACCACGGTCCCGCTCAGACGGACTCGATCAGACCGCCCCGGCCGGAATCACCGCCGACACCCGGAACCCACCCGCATCCGTCGGCCCCGACACGAACACGCCCCCCAGCGCGCTCACCCGCTCCTTCATCCCCAGCAGGCCATTGCCCCCACTCGGCAGCCGCGCCGCCTGAGCCGAACCCGGCTCGGGCGGCGGCTCGTTCTCCACCTGCATCGCGATCTCCGCGCTACGGTGCGCGAGCCGGACATGCGTCCTGGCACCCGCCGCATGCTTGTGGACGTTGGTCAGCGCCTCCTGCACCACGCGATACGCGGTCTGCTCCACCTCGGACGCGTACGACCGCACCTCCCCCTCCACGGACAGCTTCACGACCATCCCGGCCGCCGCCGACTGCCCCACCAACTCCTCCAGCTCGGCAAGACACGGACCGTCCAACGACTCGTCGACCGCCCGCGACGCCGCCGCGGCGGCCGCCGCACCCACGGCGGCAAGCGGCACGGAAGCAGCCGCGGAACGCCCCACGAACCCCTCCCCCGTGCGCAGCACACCCAGCATCTCCCGCAACTCGGTCAGCGCCTGCCGGCCCATGTCCCCCACCAGCGCGGCGTTCTTCACCGCCTTCTCGGGGTCCTTCCTCGCCACAGCCTGAAGAGCCGCCGCATGCACGACCATCAGGCTCACCCGATGCGCGACGACATCATGCATCTCCCGGGCGATCCGGGTCCGCTCCTCGTTCCGCGCCCACTCGGCCCGCTCCTCCGCCCGCTCCGCGAGCAGCATCAGCTCCCGCTCCAGCGAATCCGCCCGCTCCCGCAGGCTCTCCATCAGCCGCCGCCGGGCACCGACATACAGCCCCAGCAGCACGGGAGGAGCGGTCATACCAAGAGCCGTGGTGACGGACAGAAACGGGATGAAGCCGCCGGCGATCGCCAGATCCCCCCGGACCATCCCCTGATGCGCCCGCACGTACGTCACGATGAACATCCCGACGAACGACATCCCCGCGAGCGCGCCGATGATCCGCCGGGGCAGCTCCGACGCGGCGAGGGTGTACAGCCCGACGATGCCCATCAAAAAGCCCATCTGGGCCGGAGTGACGGCGATGCTCACCAGGACGACCGCGATCGGCCACCGCCGCCGCAACAGCAGCGTGACCCCCGCGAACAGACCGAACACCATCCCCACGGGGACGGGCAGCCCGGCATCCCGTGAGAACTGGATCCCCTCCACCGCACACTCCACGGCGGACACCGCCGCGAGCGAGATGTCGAGCAGGGCACTACGCCACCGCACCCACCACCAGGGCCCGCCCCCGGCCCCCGTGTGGTCTTCCCCCGTCGTGGTCATGGCTCCAGCCTACGGGCGGGGGGTGGGGGTTTTCCGGTGAGTTTCCACGGCTCGGTCACACCACAGTCCGTAACCAAGCAGAAGCGAAATCGACCGAAATCCCTCGAACTGCTGAACCACACACTGTTCGACCCCGGAGGTCAACATTCCGCCCGGACGGTATGCCCATGGCACACGCACAGGGCAAGTACAGGGACTTCGAAGGGTTGCGGACGCAGGCGATCGCCTTGCGACGGGCGGGCTACAGCCTTCGCCAGATCCGCGACGAGCTGAAGATCTTCAACAACGACATCCTCAACCAACTGGTGAAGGGAGAGCCGCCACCGGAATGGACGAAGCGACCGAACGCAAAGGACGACCTGCGGGCGAGGGCGCGCGAGCTAAGGCTTCAAGGCTGGACGTACGACCAGATCGAGGCGGAGCTGGGTTGTTCGAGGAGTTCCGTTTCGCTATGGGTGCGGGATCTACCGAAGCCGGAACGCAAGCGCAGCCGTGAAGAAGCCGCAGCGATCGCCAGGCGCGGATGGGAGGCCAAACTCCGCCTCCGTGACGAGGAACGGCAGCGCACGAAGGAAACCGCCAGGCAGGCGATCGGTAACCTCTCGGCACGGGAATTGTTCCTGGTGGGCGTGAGCCTCTACTGGGCCGAGGGCGGCAAGGACAAGCCATACGACCGCCGCGAGAACGTCGCCTTCGTCAACAGCGATCCGAGCATGATCCAGGTCTTCCTGGCCTGGCTCAACCTCCTGGGGGTCGAGCGCGAACGGCTCCGATACAGCGTCATGATCCACGAGACCGCTGACGTGACAGGCGCCGAACAATACTGGGCCGACCTCGTCGGTGCCGACCGCTCCGCGTTCAACAAGACGACTCTCAAGAGGCACAACCCCAAGACGACTCGCAAGAACGTCGGCGACTCCTACCGAGGCTGTCTAGTGATCAAAGTCCTGAAGAGCGCGGACTTGTACCGTCGCATCGAGGGGTCTTGGTACGGCATAGTGGTGTCCGCGCGCGAAGCCGATCAGCAAAATCGGACATAGCGCACAAACTATCCCGGATCGTCTAAAGGCAGGACAAACGGTTTTGGTCCGTTGAATGAGGGTTCGAATCCTTCTCCGGGAGCCACAGCACACAAGACCTTGGTTCGGGCCCTGACAGCACCGTCAGGGCCCGCTCTCATGTCCCCCCGGAAACACCCCGGTATCCTGCGGATGTCCACCCCACCCCATGAAGCCGAAGGGCATCCCCGTGAGCGCCATCCGCCCGGCAGCCGTCGTCGTTCTCGCAGCGGGTGAGGGCACCCGTATGAAGTCGGCCACACCCAAGGTTCTGCACGACATCTGCGGCCGTTCCCTCGTCGGGCATGTGCTCGCCGCCGCACGTGAGTTGAACCCCGAGAACCTGGTCGTCGTCGTCGGCCACGCCCGGGAGCAGGTCTCCGCCCATCTCGCCGAGGTCGACCCGGACGTGCGCACCGCCGTCCAGGCCGAGCAGAAGGGGACGGGGCACGCCGTCCGGATGGCTCTGGAGGAGCTCGGCGGGTCTGTCGACGGGACCGTCGTGGTCGTGTGTGGGGACACCCCGCTGCTGACCGGTGAGACGCTTCAGCGGCTCGCCGGCACGCACCAGGAGGACGGCAACGCGGTCACCGTGCTGACCGCCGAGGTGCCCGACGCCACCGGCTACGGCCGTATCGTCCGCGATGACGCCACCGGCGCCGTGACGGCCATCGTCGAGCACAAGGACGCCACCGAGGTCCAGCGTGCCATCCGTGAGATCAACTCCGGTGTCTTCGCCTTCGACGGGCAGCTGCTCGCCGATGCCTTGAAGAAGGTCCGCACGGACAACAGCCAGGGTGAGGAGTACCTCACCGATGTGCTCGGGATTCTGCGTGAGGCGGGGCATCGTGTCGGTGCGTCCGTCGCGGGCGATCACCGTGAGATCGCGGGTATCAACAACCGTGTGCAGCTGGCCGAGGCGCGCCGGATCCTCAATGACCGGCTGCTCACCGCCGCCATGCTGGCGGGGGTCACGGTCGTGGATCCCGCCACGACCTGGGTGGATGTCACGGTGACGTTCGAGCAGGACGCGATCGTGCAGCCGGGTACGCAGCTGCTGGGTGCCACGCACATCGGTGAGGGTGCCGAGGTGGGTCCCAACTCGCGGCTGAAGGACACCCGTGTGGGTGCGGGGGCGCGGGTGGACAACACGGTCTCCGATGGTGCCACGGTCGGCCCGCAGGCGTCCGTGGGCCCGTACGCGTATCTGCGGCCGGGTAGCCGTCTCGGTGTGAAGGCCAAGATCGGTACGTACGTGGAGACGAAGAACGCGTCGATCGGTGAGGGTACGAAGGTGCCGCATCTGTCGTACGTGGGCGACGCGACGATCGGTGATCACACGAACATCGGCGCGGCGAGTGTCTTTGTGAACTACGACGGGGAGAGCAAGCACCACACGACCGTCGGCTCACACTGCAAGACGGGTTCGGACAACATGTTTGTGGCTCCTGTCACTATCGGGGACGGCGCGTACACCGCGGCGGGCTCTGTGATCACGAAGGATGTGCCGCCCGGTTCGCTGGCCGTGGCCCGTGGTCAGCAGCGGAATATCGAGGGTTGGGTGGCTCGTAAGCGTCCGGGGAGCGCGGCCGCGAAGGCGGCCGAGGCGGCTTCCGGGGAGCCGGGTGGCGAAGGCTGACCGGAATCAGGTGCGTCTGTGACGGCGTACCGTGATAAGTGCACACCCGCACCCCTACCAGCTGAGACGGCCGTCCATATCCAGCCGCTAAGGCGGTAACGGCTTCTCGACGCCCAGCTGAGACACCTCTGAGGAGACAGTGCTGTGACCGGGTTCAAGACGACCGGCGAGAAGAAGATGATGTTCTTCTCCGGCCGCGCCCACCCCGAGCTTGCCGAGGAGGTCGCCCACGAGCTGGGTGTCGGGGTCGTCCCGACGAAGGCCTTCGATTTCGCGAACGGCGAGATCTATGTCCGTTACCAGGAGTCGGCGCGTGGCGCGGACTGCTTCCTGATCCAGAGCCACACGGCTCCGATCAACAAGTGGATCATGGAGCAGCTGATCATGATCGACGCGTTGAAGCGTGCGTCGGCGCGTTCCATCACGGTGATCGTGCCGTTCTACGGTTACGCGCGGCAGGACAAGAAGCACCGTGGTCGTGAACCGATTTCGGCGCGTCTGATCGCGGACATGATGAAGACGGCGGGTGCGGACCGCA
The Streptomyces sp. CGMCC 4.7035 DNA segment above includes these coding regions:
- the glmU gene encoding bifunctional UDP-N-acetylglucosamine diphosphorylase/glucosamine-1-phosphate N-acetyltransferase GlmU, which codes for MSAIRPAAVVVLAAGEGTRMKSATPKVLHDICGRSLVGHVLAAARELNPENLVVVVGHAREQVSAHLAEVDPDVRTAVQAEQKGTGHAVRMALEELGGSVDGTVVVVCGDTPLLTGETLQRLAGTHQEDGNAVTVLTAEVPDATGYGRIVRDDATGAVTAIVEHKDATEVQRAIREINSGVFAFDGQLLADALKKVRTDNSQGEEYLTDVLGILREAGHRVGASVAGDHREIAGINNRVQLAEARRILNDRLLTAAMLAGVTVVDPATTWVDVTVTFEQDAIVQPGTQLLGATHIGEGAEVGPNSRLKDTRVGAGARVDNTVSDGATVGPQASVGPYAYLRPGSRLGVKAKIGTYVETKNASIGEGTKVPHLSYVGDATIGDHTNIGAASVFVNYDGESKHHTTVGSHCKTGSDNMFVAPVTIGDGAYTAAGSVITKDVPPGSLAVARGQQRNIEGWVARKRPGSAAAKAAEAASGEPGGEG